One window of the Gemmatimonadota bacterium genome contains the following:
- a CDS encoding TolC family protein, translating to MTLRSTIFAATALLALAAPAESQQPRRVTLAEALDLFARNSLELSLGRAQAAEAMALARQAAAFPNPAVATTHEPLSDGTEDYSETYVMLSQRLEWPGARAARRAAASGTADAAVARFVADSSRLAFEVKRAFTEAARAERVERVLERVTSVFREGARSAEVRYAEGDISLYDSRRIRVERAKYETLLAEATLEASAARRRLALLVAPVAEALELSPADSLDGLPPAIAAEHVLEDALARRSDIAAADAALESARAGATAVRRERIPDVTATVGYKTQSDGFGGAFLGLSLPLPLWDRRGGAVAAADARLQAAQSRRSLVRRQVENDMRRALEAYRSLRRRVELLAESRPDEGADLLAIARAAYAEGELELIALFDAAEALLEAQTAEVSLRADLWTAYYDIERAAGGFDGSLDRGDDR from the coding sequence ATGACTTTGCGATCGACCATCTTCGCCGCTACGGCCCTGCTCGCGCTGGCCGCGCCCGCGGAATCGCAGCAGCCGCGCCGCGTCACGCTTGCCGAAGCGCTGGACCTCTTCGCGCGCAACAGCCTGGAGCTCAGTCTCGGGCGAGCACAGGCGGCCGAAGCCATGGCGCTTGCGCGTCAGGCGGCGGCGTTCCCGAACCCTGCCGTCGCGACCACACACGAGCCCCTATCCGACGGCACCGAAGACTACTCGGAGACGTACGTCATGCTGAGTCAGCGACTGGAGTGGCCCGGCGCACGGGCGGCCCGGCGTGCGGCGGCCTCGGGTACAGCAGACGCGGCGGTCGCGCGGTTCGTTGCGGACAGTTCCCGCCTCGCTTTCGAGGTGAAGCGCGCATTCACCGAAGCCGCGCGCGCCGAGCGCGTGGAACGCGTGTTGGAGCGCGTGACATCGGTGTTCCGGGAAGGTGCGCGGAGCGCAGAGGTCAGGTACGCCGAGGGCGACATCTCGCTCTACGACAGCCGCCGAATCCGGGTCGAACGGGCCAAATACGAGACGCTGCTGGCGGAGGCCACGCTCGAGGCGTCAGCTGCGCGCCGGCGGCTGGCGCTTCTCGTGGCGCCCGTGGCAGAAGCCCTGGAACTCTCGCCCGCCGACTCTCTGGACGGCCTGCCCCCGGCGATCGCCGCCGAGCACGTACTGGAGGACGCCCTCGCCCGGCGAAGCGACATCGCCGCGGCGGACGCCGCGCTCGAGTCGGCGCGCGCGGGTGCGACGGCCGTCCGCCGCGAGCGCATCCCCGACGTTACGGCCACGGTGGGCTACAAGACGCAGTCGGACGGATTCGGAGGCGCGTTTCTAGGGCTGTCACTGCCGCTGCCTTTGTGGGACCGCAGGGGCGGCGCGGTCGCGGCAGCCGACGCGCGCCTGCAAGCAGCACAATCGCGCCGCTCCCTGGTCCGTCGTCAGGTCGAAAACGATATGCGGCGCGCGTTGGAGGCCTACAGATCGCTGCGGCGGCGGGTCGAGTTGCTCGCCGAGTCTCGACCGGACGAGGGCGCCGACCTGCTGGCGATCGCTCGCGCGGCGTACGCGGAGGGAGAGTTGGAGTTGATCGCGCTGTTCGATGCGGCGGAGGCCCTGCTGGAAGCGCAGACCGCCGAGGTGAGCCTGCGCGCGGACCTGTGGACCGCTTACTACGACATTGAACGTGCCGCCGGGGGCTTCGACGGCTCGTTGGACCGAGGAGATGACCGATGA
- a CDS encoding efflux RND transporter periplasmic adaptor subunit yields the protein MMNASPQGGRAARRLVAAIAFAALAPAGCAVAPEPQADEPGSVVVTQWNDSTELFLEYPHLLAGEPTGNWAIHLTDMQDFKPIRAGALTVRFLDGPAAQRFTVADVARDGIFLLDPVVERPGTYTVELTLESPQARSRHVLSEVKVYADEGELPRAEEEAAGGIAFLKEQQWQIPFAVTAVGEETVRRTVAAPGEIVAPDGALVLVSAPVDGIAAAGANRSAPSVGQTVRAGQVLAVLSPTTQEGGFAQIRASVERLEREVARAERLYEAGAIAEKRLEEARHDLAVTRAQAASLGASGTAGDYLLRITSPISGVVARRAFVPGGRVAAGESLFTIVDPRNAWLRAHVPASVAASVPADATAFFTVEGDEAIHETARLISVGSVLDPETRTVPVTFLLADGGRPIAFGQLAQAAVPTGDAVTGIVIPNRAIIDDNGTPVAYVQAGGETFERRVLTLGATDGAVTQVVAGIDSGEMVVTTGAYQVRLASMSGGDFAGGHAH from the coding sequence ATGATGAACGCGAGCCCTCAGGGAGGGCGGGCGGCCCGCAGGCTGGTAGCGGCGATCGCGTTTGCCGCCCTCGCTCCAGCGGGATGCGCCGTGGCGCCGGAGCCCCAAGCCGATGAGCCCGGCAGCGTGGTGGTGACCCAGTGGAACGACTCGACGGAGCTGTTCCTGGAATACCCGCATCTCCTGGCGGGGGAGCCCACGGGGAACTGGGCGATCCACCTGACCGACATGCAGGACTTCAAGCCGATCAGGGCGGGCGCGCTGACCGTGCGCTTTCTGGACGGCCCCGCCGCGCAGAGGTTCACCGTCGCGGATGTAGCCCGAGACGGGATCTTCCTGCTCGATCCCGTCGTCGAGCGGCCCGGCACGTACACGGTCGAGCTGACCCTGGAGAGCCCGCAGGCTCGCAGCCGCCACGTCCTGTCCGAGGTGAAGGTGTACGCGGATGAGGGGGAGCTTCCGCGAGCGGAAGAGGAGGCCGCCGGCGGCATCGCGTTCCTCAAAGAGCAGCAGTGGCAGATCCCGTTCGCGGTCACGGCGGTCGGGGAGGAAACGGTGCGGCGTACGGTCGCGGCACCCGGGGAGATCGTCGCCCCCGACGGCGCGCTCGTGCTGGTGAGCGCACCCGTCGATGGAATCGCCGCGGCCGGCGCTAACAGGAGCGCGCCGTCGGTAGGGCAGACCGTGCGCGCGGGTCAGGTCCTGGCAGTGTTGTCGCCCACCACTCAGGAGGGTGGCTTCGCGCAGATCAGGGCGAGCGTCGAGCGGCTCGAGCGCGAAGTGGCCCGAGCGGAACGCCTCTACGAGGCCGGTGCCATCGCCGAAAAGCGGCTCGAGGAAGCGCGCCACGACCTGGCGGTGACGCGAGCGCAGGCCGCGTCCCTGGGGGCTTCGGGGACGGCTGGAGACTACCTACTGCGCATCACCTCGCCCATCTCGGGCGTGGTCGCGCGCCGGGCCTTCGTACCCGGCGGGCGGGTGGCCGCGGGCGAGTCGCTCTTCACGATCGTAGACCCTCGCAACGCGTGGCTGCGCGCTCACGTCCCTGCCTCCGTTGCGGCCTCGGTCCCGGCTGACGCCACGGCCTTCTTCACGGTGGAGGGCGATGAAGCGATCCACGAGACGGCGCGTCTGATCTCCGTCGGTAGCGTCCTGGATCCCGAGACGCGCACGGTCCCGGTGACCTTTCTGCTGGCGGACGGCGGCCGGCCGATCGCCTTCGGCCAGCTCGCCCAGGCCGCCGTCCCCACCGGCGACGCCGTCACTGGGATCGTGATTCCGAATCGCGCCATCATTGACGACAACGGCACACCCGTCGCCTATGTGCAGGCGGGCGGAGAGACCTTCGAGCGCCGAGTCCTCACACTCGGGGCCACCGACGGGGCAGTTACCCAGGTGGTGGCAGGGATCGACAGCGGGGAGATGGTCGTGACGACCGGCGCGTATCAGGTGCGTCTGGCATCCATGTCCGGCGGCGATTTCGCCGGCGGCCACGCGCACTGA